Proteins encoded together in one Bradyrhizobium sp. PSBB068 window:
- a CDS encoding PAS domain S-box protein, translated as MTHTIDRSQLQKIIAGLSEGVILIEPDQTITWANESALKMHGVEELAQLGTSVDEYRKNFVLRYRNNHLLGKRKYPAERVVAGETFVDVVVAVAPRASNDTEWVHQIRSLVITDTKGNPDCLVLVIADVTERYAAEARFERTFNANPAPAFICRLADQILVKVNQGFLDMLGYARDDVFGRSLAEVGLLNGVEKAETIQERLAEGRTIPQTEVQLPLRSGGSKLVILAGQPIEIGDDACMLFTFADLDARAKAESALRQSEERFAKSFQLSPVPTALLRMDGHTFLMVNEAFVAQFGHTSAELIGRSLGEMRLWARPEAQSQFEREIEQSGHVSKLEACLASKNGNELDCVVSAETVTIGDQICALATFLDITDRKRSERELVQAIEAVMTDASWLSKGILEKLAAFRRPGRSEDSKPAEQLSAREREVLVLISQGLSDAAIGKRLRRSPNTVRNHVASLYRKLGVHRRTDAVIWGRENGYIARK; from the coding sequence TTGACGCATACGATCGATCGTTCGCAGCTTCAGAAAATCATTGCCGGCCTGAGTGAAGGCGTGATCCTTATCGAGCCGGACCAGACCATTACCTGGGCGAACGAATCCGCCCTGAAGATGCATGGTGTGGAAGAGCTCGCCCAGCTCGGGACGTCCGTCGACGAGTACCGCAAGAACTTCGTGCTGCGGTACCGCAACAATCACCTGCTTGGCAAACGCAAATATCCTGCCGAACGGGTTGTCGCAGGAGAGACATTTGTCGATGTTGTCGTCGCCGTCGCCCCTCGGGCCAGCAACGATACGGAGTGGGTGCATCAGATACGAAGTCTCGTCATTACTGACACCAAGGGAAACCCCGATTGCCTGGTGCTGGTGATCGCCGATGTGACCGAGCGCTATGCCGCAGAGGCCCGCTTCGAGCGTACCTTCAACGCCAATCCTGCCCCGGCCTTCATCTGTCGGCTGGCGGACCAAATCCTCGTCAAGGTCAACCAGGGTTTCCTGGATATGTTGGGGTATGCGCGCGACGACGTTTTCGGCCGCTCGCTCGCGGAGGTCGGCCTACTGAACGGGGTCGAGAAAGCCGAGACGATTCAGGAGCGCCTCGCCGAGGGCAGGACGATTCCACAAACGGAGGTGCAGCTTCCGCTGCGCTCGGGTGGATCGAAACTCGTGATTCTGGCCGGCCAGCCAATCGAAATCGGCGACGACGCTTGTATGCTCTTTACGTTCGCCGACCTGGATGCGCGTGCCAAGGCCGAGTCCGCGTTGCGCCAGAGTGAAGAGCGGTTTGCCAAGTCGTTTCAGCTCTCCCCGGTGCCGACGGCGCTGCTGAGGATGGATGGCCATACGTTCCTCATGGTCAACGAAGCATTTGTCGCTCAGTTCGGGCACACCAGCGCCGAACTGATTGGTCGAAGCCTCGGTGAAATGCGGCTTTGGGCACGGCCAGAAGCTCAAAGTCAGTTCGAACGTGAGATTGAGCAATCCGGTCACGTTTCCAAGTTGGAGGCCTGTCTTGCCAGCAAGAACGGCAACGAACTCGATTGTGTCGTCTCTGCCGAGACTGTGACAATAGGCGACCAGATCTGCGCACTCGCCACGTTTCTGGATATCACGGACCGGAAGCGCTCCGAGCGCGAGCTTGTGCAGGCGATCGAGGCCGTCATGACCGATGCCTCATGGCTTAGCAAGGGCATTCTGGAGAAGCTCGCTGCTTTCCGTCGGCCAGGCAGATCGGAAGATTCTAAGCCGGCGGAGCAGCTGTCGGCGCGCGAACGCGAGGTGCTGGTGCTGATCTCCCAAGGCCTCAGCGACGCTGCGATTGGCAAGCGGCTTCGGCGTTCGCCCAATACGGTGCGCAATCACGTGGCGTCGCTCTATCGAAAGCTCGGCGTTCACCGTCGGACTGACGCCGTGATCTGGGGACGCGAGAACGGCTACATCGCCAGAAAATAG
- a CDS encoding CsbD family protein produces MDKNRIKGTAEQIKGSIKEAVGKVTGNDKLTVEGKAEQLAGKAQAQVGKAKDAARDLLKK; encoded by the coding sequence ATGGACAAGAATCGCATCAAAGGCACCGCCGAACAGATCAAGGGTTCCATCAAGGAAGCGGTCGGCAAGGTGACCGGCAACGACAAGCTGACGGTCGAAGGTAAGGCCGAGCAACTGGCCGGCAAAGCGCAGGCTCAGGTCGGCAAGGCAAAGGATGCTGCCCGCGATTTGCTCAAGAAGTGA
- a CDS encoding CsbD family protein, whose product MDTDRIKGAAKEFGGKLEEAAGHVTGNQDIRAEGVARQIEGKGQNLYGQAKDGLRDAGDLAGQMYDEGRRYARRGSRDVGEAVGSYPLASVLIAGTVGFLAGILISRR is encoded by the coding sequence ATGGATACGGACCGCATCAAGGGAGCAGCGAAGGAGTTCGGTGGGAAACTGGAAGAAGCCGCCGGACATGTAACCGGCAATCAGGATATCCGCGCGGAAGGCGTTGCGCGTCAGATCGAGGGCAAGGGACAGAACCTTTACGGCCAGGCCAAGGACGGTTTGCGCGATGCCGGTGATCTCGCAGGCCAGATGTACGACGAAGGTCGTCGCTATGCGCGGCGCGGCTCTCGGGATGTTGGCGAGGCTGTCGGAAGTTATCCATTGGCGTCGGTACTGATTGCGGGCACGGTGGGCTTTCTCGCCGGCATTCTGATCAGCCGTCGCTGA